A region of the Candidatus Neomarinimicrobiota bacterium genome:
CCGCAGTCTCGCCTCCCCCCTCGGAACAACGGGGAACCAGAGCCCCTTGATGTAAACTCCTTCGTTGAGCAGCGATTTTGCCATCTCCTGCGCGAGAGACGCTTCTCCGAGCATGATAGGTACAATGGGGTGTACTCCGTCGAGTATGGTGAAACCGAGCGACTTGATTTCCTTCCGGAAATATTCGGTGTTCTTTTTGAGTTTCAGTATGATAGACGGATCGTCGTCGAGAAGGTCGAACGCTTGAATCGCGGCGATGACAATACTTGGGGGCAGCGAGTTGGAAAATGTGTACGGTCTTGATTTCTGTCTCAAGTAAGTTATCAAGTCGCCGTCACCCGCTATGAATCCGCCGGCGGCGCCGCCCATCGCTTTGCCGAGAGTTCCGGTTATTATATCAATCTTCCCGTGAACTCCGAGTTCTTCCGGTGTGCCGCGTCCCGTTTTGCCTATGACTCCGAGCGCGTGAGAATCATCGATCACGGACGTCAGTCCGAACTCTTCACATAGATCGATCAGTTCGGGAAGCGGTGACAGGTCGCCCTCCATGCTGAATACTCCGTCGGTGACAAGTAGTCTAAATCTGTAATCTTTATCTTTGTCTTCTTCGAGCATCTGTCCAAGCTCATCCGTGTCCATATGTTTGTAAATGCGTTTGACGATGTTTTTCCGACGGCATAGCCGCATCCCGTCGATGATACTCGCATGGTTTAATTGGTCGGTATAAATCACATCCTGCCAATTTTCACTGCCTAACGGTTCGTTGAAAATGCTTGCAAAAAGACCTTCGTTTGCCGCAAAGCATGAAGAAAAGAGAATCGAGTCATCTTTCCCGAGAAAACGGGCGATTCTTTTTTCGAGGTCGCGGTGGATAGTCTGCGTACCGCACAAAAACCGGACGGAAGCGACTCCATGTCCGTATTCTTTGATACCCCTTATGGCTGCTTCAATAATTTTAGGATGGTTCGACAGACCGAGATAATTATTTGAGGCGAGCATTACCACGTCCGCGCCGTCAACTTTCACAACCCCCGACTGAGCGGATTCTATCTCGGTTTCATACTTAAACGTATTGGCTTCGTGTATTCTACCGAGTTCCTCTTTGAGTGTAGAAATCAAATTATTCATGTCTGATAAATCCTGATTATTCCGGTTTTAATAATACTTTGAGAGCGTCTCCGGCGGCTATTTTCGTAAACGCTGTTTCGAATTCAGAGATCTTTAATCTATGGGTAACGAACCCATTGTCGACGAACATGTCGCTAAGCCCATTCTTGAGGAGATCGATCATCATCTCCCAGGTTTCCCATATCCGTCTACCGATAATTCCTTTTACCGTTACACCTCTGAATATTATGTCTTTGGCAAAATCGAGATGAAAATCCCCGCTGGGAAGACCTAACAGGGCAAAAATTCCTCCGGCGCGAATCACCCTGAATGCGTCCTCGTAGGCCTTGTAGTTTCCCGACATCTCGAGAACGCCGTCAGCACCGACGCCGTCGGTCTCCTCCATCACGAAGTCAAAAAATTTCTCCCGATTTTCGGGGATCGCCATATCAAAACATGCATCTGCTCCGAATTTTCGCGCCATCTCGAAGTGAGTTGATTCAAGCCGTTTATTCGTCATACCGGTTTTAGGATGAGATGCGTCGGTCACGATGATCTTTTTTGCGCCGAGTTGGTGCGAGATGGCGGTTGCCATTAAGCCCTGAATACCGCATCCGAGTATGGCGATCGTCTTGCCTTTTTTATCAATGGTGCTTGTTGTGTGTACCGCATTCCCAATAGCGTCCATAAATGAGATGACTTCAAGGGGGATTTCGCCGTGTTTTAAAAGCACCAGATTCTCCGCCGGCACCGAAATGTACTTAGTGAACGCTCCATGCAGGTGAATCCCTTTTATGAGCGTGTTTTTACAAACATGTTTCTCGCCAATCCGGCATTGTAGACAGCTCCCGCACGTGATGTGCATCTCCGCAGTTGCATCGTAATCGTTAAAAATTTGGTTTTTGAAGTCGGAATTAGCCGGAGCGTTGAATTTCTTACTTAAGAACTCGAGCGCACCTTCGCCTAAGTCCACGACTTTCCCGGCGAACTCATGTCCGATAATTATCGGATTCTCTTCCGCTCCGAGCATCATTTCTTTTTTGATAGAGTCTTTGGAATTGTAAATTCCCACGTCCGTGCCGCATATGGCGCCTGCCGATACTTCGATCAGGACTTCACCGGAATCTTTCAGGACAGTCTCCGGCATGTCGATGACGTCAAATCCGGTTTTCCAATCCTTATCAGTTTCAGGCTTCGGTTTGGTTACGGCTAACAATAAAAGTTCCTTGAAGTATATGTTGCGTGTTTGTAAACAGCGATAACTTCAACTTATCGCTGGCAAAACTAAATAAGAGTTAAAGTATAATCAACTTTTTTGTTTGCCCTTTCCTCAAATCCCTGAGTATATTTTTCATACCGCAGCGATTAACAATATCAGGGAAACGAATGTATAAAGTAATTAAGGCAATAGAATTTTGTTACGGGCACCGTTTGTTGCATTACGAAGGTAAATGCAGACACCTCCACGGGCACAACGCAAGCGTTGAGATAGAATTAGCTTCGGAGGAGCTTGATGAAAGGGGAATGGTTTACGATTTTTCGGAAATAAAGCAAACGGTTAAAAAATGGATCGATGATAACATCGATCACGTCATGCTGCTTAACAAGGATGACGACATTATCCCGCTGCTCGAAGAGTCCGGCGAAAGGTATTTGTCCGTAGATGGAAATCCTACTGCAGAATTCATCGCAAAGATGATTTATGAGCAGGTGGAGTCGTTCGGTTTTCCGGTTACAACTGTCCGGGTTTCTGAAACGCCCGATTCACATGCGGAGTACAGCAAGTAGGCAATATGCCGGACCGCAGGGAAGTATATATAGCAGGCGCTGTACGAACTCCCGTAGGCAGTTACGGAGGAGTGTTCAAGGATACACCGGCGGTGGAGCTCGGCAAATCCGCCGTGAAAGAGACTTTAAAACGCACCGACATTCCGCATAATTCAATAGACGAACTTGTTTTCGGTCACGGCAGACAGGCGGGGAACAGACCAAACCCCGCACGGCAGGTAGTGCGGCTTTCCGGTCTTCCTGATGAGGTCCCGGCATGGACGGTCAATCAGGCATGCGCATCCGGTTTGAGAAGCGTCGTTGCAGCTGCGCAGTCGGTCGCGCTGGGCGACAGCAGCGTAGTGATAGCAGGCGGAATGGAATCTATGAGTACAACTCCGTACCTTCTGATGCAAGCGAGGTGGGGATATAAGTTGGGGCATAACGAGATTTTGGACGCACAATATTGGGATGGTTTTTTGTGTCCTTTGTGCGGTGAATTGATGGGCGAGACTGTTGAAAACCTTGTGGAGAAATACAATATAACGCGGGAAGAGCAGGATGAATTCGCCGC
Encoded here:
- the queD gene encoding 6-carboxytetrahydropterin synthase QueD, producing MYKVIKAIEFCYGHRLLHYEGKCRHLHGHNASVEIELASEELDERGMVYDFSEIKQTVKKWIDDNIDHVMLLNKDDDIIPLLEESGERYLSVDGNPTAEFIAKMIYEQVESFGFPVTTVRVSETPDSHAEYSK
- a CDS encoding glycine C-acetyltransferase; this translates as MNNLISTLKEELGRIHEANTFKYETEIESAQSGVVKVDGADVVMLASNNYLGLSNHPKIIEAAIRGIKEYGHGVASVRFLCGTQTIHRDLEKRIARFLGKDDSILFSSCFAANEGLFASIFNEPLGSENWQDVIYTDQLNHASIIDGMRLCRRKNIVKRIYKHMDTDELGQMLEEDKDKDYRFRLLVTDGVFSMEGDLSPLPELIDLCEEFGLTSVIDDSHALGVIGKTGRGTPEELGVHGKIDIITGTLGKAMGGAAGGFIAGDGDLITYLRQKSRPYTFSNSLPPSIVIAAIQAFDLLDDDPSIILKLKKNTEYFRKEIKSLGFTILDGVHPIVPIMLGEASLAQEMAKSLLNEGVYIKGLWFPVVPRGEARLRTQISAALEREDIDLALTAFEKVGKKMELLN
- a CDS encoding alcohol dehydrogenase catalytic domain-containing protein, with translation MLAVTKPKPETDKDWKTGFDVIDMPETVLKDSGEVLIEVSAGAICGTDVGIYNSKDSIKKEMMLGAEENPIIIGHEFAGKVVDLGEGALEFLSKKFNAPANSDFKNQIFNDYDATAEMHITCGSCLQCRIGEKHVCKNTLIKGIHLHGAFTKYISVPAENLVLLKHGEIPLEVISFMDAIGNAVHTTSTIDKKGKTIAILGCGIQGLMATAISHQLGAKKIIVTDASHPKTGMTNKRLESTHFEMARKFGADACFDMAIPENREKFFDFVMEETDGVGADGVLEMSGNYKAYEDAFRVIRAGGIFALLGLPSGDFHLDFAKDIIFRGVTVKGIIGRRIWETWEMMIDLLKNGLSDMFVDNGFVTHRLKISEFETAFTKIAAGDALKVLLKPE